CCTTTAGCGACGTGTTCACCATTAACCCGAAAGTGGTCAATGAGTTCCGTGTTGCCTACTTGCGGGAGAATGACGGGTTCTTCCTCTCCAACTTGCCCCCAGGACCTGGGAACACCGACATTTTTGCCAACTACAATATGCCGGCTACAAATCTTTTTATTGGACCCCAAGGCAACCTGCCGCAGGGTAGCTTCAACAACATTTACCAGGCGACCAACAACCTCAGTTGGGTGCACGGTGCTCACATTGTCAAGACCGGTGTCGAGTTCCGGAAGATTATCGCCCCGAGCGACTTCCTGCCCCGCGCCCGAGGGGAATATGAGTGGGTCCAAACGACGTTGCAGTCAGGGCAGCAACTCTCGGACCTTGACGCCTTCGTTCGCGACTTTTTCCCAAGCTCCGTTTCGATTCGCGGCGTCGGCCTTTCGCGGTTTGCCCAGAACCGGGCGGCTTTTTACGGGTTCCTTCAGGATACCTGGAAAATCCATCCGCGTGTCACCCTGGAGGCGGGGATCCGTTACGAGTTCACGCAAATCGCCCGGGATCAACGATTGCAGGACCTGAACGGCATCGCCAATATCGTGTCGCTCCGAGACGAGGTTTGGACGCCCGAATTGATTGCGTTCTGTGACGATCCGGACACTTCCTTCGAGGGCGATTTCTGCATCACACCTTTCGGGACTGTGCTGCCCGTCCTGGGCACGCGCATCTTTGATTCTCTGCCTGCGCGCCACCAGCAGGCCCTGCTTGCTCACGTGGGCAACCAGCGCCTCTTCAAGACCCCGAAGGCCGATAACAACAACTTCGCGCCCCGCATCGGTTTGGCTTGGGATATGTTTGGCAATGGTAAGACATCCCTGCGCGCCGGCTTTGCCGTAGCGCAAGACATTACTTTTGGTAACTTGCCGCTTTTGCAGTTGCCGCCGCAGGCCCAGGCTGAAAACCGCGAAACAAACGCCTGCTCGGTTAGCCCGGCGCCGGCTTGGTGCGCTGGGGTGACCGGAGGGGACCCAGCGACGAGCCCAGGAGTCAGGTTCAACGGGATCGGGTTCATCGAGGGCGGAGCCCTGCTTCCCGTCCTCCCCGGCGACGCCCTGATTGACAAGTTCGTGGCGCGGGCCCTGACCGGGAACTTTGTGCCAAACGAGATAGCCCCCGAGACCTATACCTGGTCGCTGTCGATTCAGCGCGACCTTTGGAATAGGTTGCTTGTTGAGACGCGCTATGTGGGTACTCGCGGGGTTCATCTCCCCATCCAGCGTTGGCTCAACACGCGTATCCCTAACCCATTCCGCATCCCGACCTTCGGCAGCCAGAGCGAAATCCCCAGCAGCTTCACGGGTCAGCCCACGCTCGCCGACTTCCTCGACAACCGCGACCTCATGCTAACTCCGTTCGGTTTCGGTGGCGTGCTGACCCAGTTCACGCCCGACGGCCGCTCCACCTACCACGGAGCGTCGATCGCCGTGAAGGGCAATCTGCCGCATGGCCTGTTCCTCAACACAAGCTACACCTGGAGCAAGCTCATCGATCTGCTCGAAAACGAGCTTTTCACCAGCTTCATGAACCCGCGGCGCCCGTGGGATATGATCGATATCAACGAGGCCAAGGGCCGCTCCGGGCTCGATCACTCACACAAGTTCGTGATTTCCTGGAGCTGGGATGTCCCCGGCTACAAGGGCGACACGGCAGTTCTGAAAAAGTTGACTGGCGGCTGGAACATCAGCGGCACGTACATCGCCGAGTCGGGCCAGCCTCTGACCCTTCTTTCCCGGCGCGACACCAACGGCGACTTCGACACAGCGGGCGACCGGGCCTTCATCAACCCTGCCGGGTCAGGCCGGACGGGTACTGACGTGACCACCGTTTGTTTCATCGGTGGCGTGGTCAGCGTGGGGGCCTGCGGTGGCGCTGCAAACACCGTTGGCTACGTGGCCACCAACTCGAGTGCCAGTTTCGTCCGACCGGGTACTGGGTCGTTCGCTTCGGGTTCGTTGGTGCAAGCGGGTCGCAACACTTTGGTCTCGCCTGGGATCAACAACTGGAACATCAGCATCGCTAAGCAAACCCCGTTCTGGGGGGAGGGCCGCCTGATTCGGTTCCAGGCGGACTTCGTCAATGCCTTCAACCACCCGTCATTCGCCATTGGCAATGGTTCGGTTTTCGGAACTACCGCCAATGCGCGGGGCTTCCCGAACTTCGTAACGCCGGGAACGGGTGCGCAGTTCTTGAACGAGACCATCTTCAGCGGCGGATTGGGCCAAGCGCCGTTCCAGCGCATAATCCAGTTTAGCCTGAAGGTGCTCTTCTAGTCAGGCAAGGTTGCTTCTCAAAGGGCGGGGCCTAGGTAGGTTTCGCCCTTTCTTTTTTCCAAGGTGTCACCAGTTTCAAAGAAGCGCCTGGCCCCGACCAGCGCTCCCTTGCGCAGAGCGCTCCTAGCGTTTACAATCGCCCTAAAAAGCTTTTCAAGGCTGCGGGAGGGAGAAGCAGGAATGCTTTCCCGAAGCTCTGTAGGTTCCGGTCCCTGCTTTCTTGGCGTAAATGCGTTTCATAGACGTCCCCTAGCTGCGGTCGTGCTCCTGGGAAGCTTCCTTAGCGCCTTCGCTCAGATCATTCCCCAGAAGCCCCCAGTAAGGCGAGCGCCAGGTGGGGAAACCCTCTACTCCATCGAAGGCCAAGTGGTGGCCCAGCATGACCGTTCACCCCTACGCCAGGTCCGAGTAACCTTGACGGATTTCAAGGGGGCAGGGCTAGCGACATCTGTTACGGACGACGAAGGGATATTTGTATTCTACGACGTTGCTCCGGGCACATACGTGCTCACGTTCTCCCATACAGGGTACGCCGAGCAGAGTGAGCGGGTCGACATGTCCGCAGGTCCTCTCCGAGGCCTGCGGATTGTTTTGTCAAATAGCCAGCGCGCGCAAAATGCTCCCTCAGGACGCATGGTGCCTGTCTGGGCGCTGAAGATTCCACGCGAGGCACAAAAGGCCTATAGCCAGGGCGTCAGAGAATTGCGGAAAAGAGAGAAAAGGAAGAGCATCCGGTATTTCGAAGCCGCCATCCAGCTTTATCCACAATATGCAACAGCCTTTAGCGCGCTCGGGGCCGCTCATCTTGGCATGGGAGAAACGAATGAGGCGGCGACGGCGTTTGAGAACGCCTTGAAGATCGATGAAAATCTGCCGGACGCGTGCATGGGACTCGGTGCCCTTTACAATGCTCAGCAGCGTCATGGCGACGCCGAAAAGCTTCTTCTGCGTGCTCGCTTGCTGAAGCCGGACGACTGGCGTGTTCACTATGAACTCGGAGAAACGTACCGAGCCGCTGAGGACTGGGCCAAGGCCGAGGAAAGTCTTCGCCAGGCAAGGAACTTGCACGAAGACTTGCCTCGCCTCCATTTGCTCCTCATCAATGTCTTGGCTCTCCAGAACAAGCACAACGAGACTCTCACTGCAATGGAGAATTTTCTCCGACTCTTCCCCCAAAATTCCTTCGCTCAGCAGGTGCGCCAGAAACGTGATCTCTTAAAGAGGCATCTTCAAAAGGAGCCCGCTCTGGAGCAGGTGACGAAACCTTGAGAACAGCAGACGGTCAGGAGTTTGCGCAGGCGCATCCGTGAAGCAGGTGCTCAGTCAATTGCGCAAGCCAGGGGCGATCAAGTAGTTCCACGAAGAAGGCCCGGACAACCCCTCGCCGAGTGCCGCCTTCTGAATAAGTATATGTTTGTGACCCTGGGAGGATTCTACGGTTGACCTCCCCTCGCGGGGGGACTACAATTTCCGATTGCCACGAGGTGGGTCATGCAGCGACGGGTTCACCGTGAAGGGGGAATCCTCGTTCCCTCTTTCCTGATTGCCCTATTTTGGTGCAGTTCCGCCATCATCGCCTCGCCTGCGCCGCAGCAAGAAGACAAGAGCAGCCTGCCCGAGCGACAGCTCTCAGAAAAAGAAAGGAAAGAGCGCGAGAAGCGGCTGAAGAAAGAGCTCGAATCGGTCTATAAGAAGTGGCTCAACGAGGACGTGTCCTACGTCATCGCCGATGAAGAGCGGAAAGCTTTTCTGGCGCTCGAAACG
The nucleotide sequence above comes from Candidatus Acidiferrales bacterium. Encoded proteins:
- a CDS encoding TonB-dependent receptor, which encodes FSDVFTINPKVVNEFRVAYLRENDGFFLSNLPPGPGNTDIFANYNMPATNLFIGPQGNLPQGSFNNIYQATNNLSWVHGAHIVKTGVEFRKIIAPSDFLPRARGEYEWVQTTLQSGQQLSDLDAFVRDFFPSSVSIRGVGLSRFAQNRAAFYGFLQDTWKIHPRVTLEAGIRYEFTQIARDQRLQDLNGIANIVSLRDEVWTPELIAFCDDPDTSFEGDFCITPFGTVLPVLGTRIFDSLPARHQQALLAHVGNQRLFKTPKADNNNFAPRIGLAWDMFGNGKTSLRAGFAVAQDITFGNLPLLQLPPQAQAENRETNACSVSPAPAWCAGVTGGDPATSPGVRFNGIGFIEGGALLPVLPGDALIDKFVARALTGNFVPNEIAPETYTWSLSIQRDLWNRLLVETRYVGTRGVHLPIQRWLNTRIPNPFRIPTFGSQSEIPSSFTGQPTLADFLDNRDLMLTPFGFGGVLTQFTPDGRSTYHGASIAVKGNLPHGLFLNTSYTWSKLIDLLENELFTSFMNPRRPWDMIDINEAKGRSGLDHSHKFVISWSWDVPGYKGDTAVLKKLTGGWNISGTYIAESGQPLTLLSRRDTNGDFDTAGDRAFINPAGSGRTGTDVTTVCFIGGVVSVGACGGAANTVGYVATNSSASFVRPGTGSFASGSLVQAGRNTLVSPGINNWNISIAKQTPFWGEGRLIRFQADFVNAFNHPSFAIGNGSVFGTTANARGFPNFVTPGTGAQFLNETIFSGGLGQAPFQRIIQFSLKVLF
- a CDS encoding carboxypeptidase regulatory-like domain-containing protein, giving the protein MLSRSSVGSGPCFLGVNAFHRRPLAAVVLLGSFLSAFAQIIPQKPPVRRAPGGETLYSIEGQVVAQHDRSPLRQVRVTLTDFKGAGLATSVTDDEGIFVFYDVAPGTYVLTFSHTGYAEQSERVDMSAGPLRGLRIVLSNSQRAQNAPSGRMVPVWALKIPREAQKAYSQGVRELRKREKRKSIRYFEAAIQLYPQYATAFSALGAAHLGMGETNEAATAFENALKIDENLPDACMGLGALYNAQQRHGDAEKLLLRARLLKPDDWRVHYELGETYRAAEDWAKAEESLRQARNLHEDLPRLHLLLINVLALQNKHNETLTAMENFLRLFPQNSFAQQVRQKRDLLKRHLQKEPALEQVTKP